The Cucurbita pepo subsp. pepo cultivar mu-cu-16 chromosome LG15, ASM280686v2, whole genome shotgun sequence genome contains the following window.
AAATATTCATTAGATGTATACACTattaacaacaacaaagagaattgaaaaacaGAGTACTTTAACGTTCTTCGGTTCCAAAAAATTCTCTCAAATTGTTCTTTCTAATTCAATTATTCGTTTCGGTGTTCTTCGATCAAGGGACATATAAATACTCGTTACATGTATGTTCTATTAACAGCAACAAAgagaatttgaaaaacataCTACTTGACGTTCTTCTGTTCTAAGAAATTCTCCTCTCAAATTGTTCTTTCggtttcaattatttgtttcGGTGTTCTTCGATCAACAACGGACATACCAACATCAAATTATAtctaaagaaaagagagaaattggaAAAAGTTGTAATGTTATTACAAATCTAAGCCCTTAAACCAAATTGTTTAAAGGATTCATTGGAGAATTTGTTCATCACCATACACAAATTAAGAAGTAAAAAAGATGAAGATTTTGATAATTAAACAACTACAACAATCCACAAAAGAGACATTATTAATTGAATTCTATGAAACCATTTGAAAGTTCTTACCTTTAATTCGGAGTTTCCCATGAACAAGAACATTAATATTTCAGAATGGTAGCTGAATTTGATTCTGCATATTTACAGGCAAATTGAAGAACTGAAGCCCTGAAGATGGATCTGGAAATGGGTTATTGTTTCCGTGCGATGTCGGTGGTTGCATCTGAATctgatcttgttcttgttcttgttcttgttcttcgtcTTCCAGTGGCAATCTCTCGTATGCTACATTCGTAAACGAAGCGGTGATGACCGTCACTGGTCCGGCCGCCATCAATTCTCCAACGACGTTACCACCGACCACTTGCCCTTGCCCACCAGCCAAGTATATGGTCAAACTGGTGGCGCCGGGAGGAGCCGGTGGCGGTAAGAAAGATCCAGTGAGCGATAATATCTCAAACCTACCTTGTAGGGTTAACACAGATCCGGCCGCGGTCGGTTGTCGTAAGTTGACATTCGTTACCGTTCCGCTGCCACTCAAGATACAGATCCCACGCTGACGGCGGCGAGCGTAAGAAGCGATACTATCGAAGACGTCGCAGCCACCGCCGATCTCGAGAATATGAGCTCTTAGGGTATTTGCGCTTTCTCGAGTTATGATGACCGGTGGCTTTGGTCTGTTTTTGGAACCGGGTGGACGACCGCGTGGTCGACGAGACGCCACCGTATCGGTGGCGAGATGATGAGATTCGGTGTCATGACACGATTGAGAATCGGGTggaggaggcggcggcggctggtggtggtggtggtggttgaAATCAGGCCTTTGAAGTTGGTGAATATAGTGATTGCTTAAATCCAGGCCAGCCATGGATGGAGGGACTCAAAGCTTATTAtaaggatgaaaaagaaaaggaattaaatagaaaactatgaataatattaaaaaaaaggtgaaatttttatgaatttaaagaGCAATTTGAGATGGTACTGTTGGagttttgaattataaatacatgaaaagaagaagaagaagaagaagaagaagaagaagccattAGAGACAACCCAAGCTTTCTCTCTCCatccccctctctctctctaagcTTAAAGTATAtggattataaaataataattagttgaCAAATTGTTGttattcttccttttttttcttttcccttttgtttGTGGCACAAGTTTAGATTCCGGGAGGgtagaaatttgaatctttcaTCTGTTCCGTAAGGTTATATCGTTGTTGTAACGGTTCAAGTCCACtgcgagtagatattgtcctctttcgacTTTCCGTTCAGACCACTGTTACCCGATATTGTTCtgtttgggcttttccttgagatttttaaaacgggtctagtagggagaggttttcacacccttgtaaagaatgtttcgttctacttctcaatcgatgtgggatctcacagttgtGATCGTTTCATGTCCTGCTTTGACGTTTACCTGCTTCTTTGCCACATAACTACGTTACTCAATTGTTTTGAACTTCTTTTGAAGATTGTCCTCACAAATCAATACAAATCAATAATCTTTTCACTCACATGTTTTCTACGAAACTCTTAGATGTTGAGCCGTATGTCATGGCCATGAAACATGTTGCCTGTAGCGCGTGTgaatgtcacggtcatgcttgtatAGGGTAAGATGTCTGTGACTGTACGCTTGTTCCATCTTTTCACCCACATGCTTCCTAAGAAAACTCCTAAATGTCACGGCCATActtgtccaaggcatgttTCTTGTAGCTGCGTGTAGAatgtcacagtcatgcttgCATGGAGCAAGTTGTCAGTGGTTGCACGTTTATTCCATCTTTTCACTCACATGCTTTCTAAGAAAACTCCTAAATGTTAGGCcagatgtcacggtcatgcttgtccaaaacATGTTACCTGTAGCGCGTGCGAATATTACAGTCATGCTTGTACAAGGCAAGTTGTCATTGCTAGTGTACATTGAACTACACAAAAGTTGGTGATAAAAGGTGggagattaaattaaatttttaattaaaactataattaaaagaatcaaCTAATTATCTACCTAGATTACCTTTAAATAGGTCGGGCAATTTCTCCTTTGAAGTTGTCTTAggttaaaaaacaattatttaaaagctTAATATCTAATGTCActctatataatatatatatatatatatatatataaataaagttagaaggataatatttttgcttttctattaaaaaaaataattaaaaaaaataaaaagaaagggtttattcaaatttttattttacttaaattatttatttttaaatatttaattaagatttataattcatatttttaaatagttaaaaatatttggagaataattaataaaaaataattattaaattagataaataaaataaaataaatatattgtatacATAATTGTATcgtgaataaaaataatttaaagttaaaaggtatttttgaaacaaaatactaataatttaaattttcttttgaacggataagaatattattgaaacttttaaaatattgtattcttctgataaaataagatatttttattaatttagacgGAATTTAATAGCGTAAACAAATTAGTTAACCAGGGTTTAGAGCAAATTTGACCATGAGTTAGGGTTTAGTACTAAGCTTAGggtaaactttttatttatttatttatttatttttcttttgctgtttttaaaattaaatggaggGCTGGAGTTGGGCAAGTGGGCTTCCACCTGCGGCGGCTGGGTCCCACTTTTGTCCCCTTTATCCGACCCTTGGACGGCCATTTTTATATTGATCGACTCGGTTAGGTTACGATGGGACTCACAAATTTTATACTTAGTCGAgcttttatataaataataatttaacctCGACCAAAAATAACGTCCAATCTTATGAAATCGTAGCGTAGGTGAAACTTTGCAGCTCATCCAGAGTTCGacatgttggatgatgaaagtcacacatcgactaatttagagaatgatcattggtttataatcaagaaatattGTCTCCGAGACATTTTGGAGAAGCCTAAAGTagagccatgagagcttatgctcaaagtggataatatcataccattgtggagagtcgtgttcatctaacacgATATGATTCGATTTCGAAAGGAAAGTCCACtgaacttttcttcttctagcgGGCAACAATATAGGAGGAAGACGGTCAAATCTCACGTGTGGCAGCTATTGAAATAAACTCGAATGTATTAGGGTTTTCAATCTCCATGCTCGTAAATTTTAACATGGggccattttattttacttcgAAATCTACAGCAATTTGGTCGACGTAACGTCTTGGT
Protein-coding sequences here:
- the LOC111776373 gene encoding AT-hook motif nuclear-localized protein 23-like, whose amino-acid sequence is MAGLDLSNHYIHQLQRPDFNHHHHHQPPPPPPPDSQSCHDTESHHLATDTVASRRPRGRPPGSKNRPKPPVIITRESANTLRAHILEIGGGCDVFDSIASYARRRQRGICILSGSGTVTNVNLRQPTAAGSVLTLQGRFEILSLTGSFLPPPAPPGATSLTIYLAGGQGQVVGGNVVGELMAAGPVTVITASFTNVAYERLPLEDEEQEQEQEQDQIQMQPPTSHGNNNPFPDPSSGLQFFNLPVNMQNQIQLPF